The Ischnura elegans chromosome 9, ioIscEleg1.1, whole genome shotgun sequence genome includes the window TATACTTAAACTTCAATGAATTTGTAACAGAAGGAAGTTTATATATCTATATAGGTAACTATCACTCTTATTGTTAGTATATCGTCGATATAGCCAATTACTATTAATAACCAAAGATAGAGATACCCAAAAATCCAAATTAGGAGTATAACAATGTCTCAATATCACTAAACATGTAAAATTCATACTGGTAAGGAAGGGAGGCTTTGGCTCACATTCCATAATGGGTAGCACAGTATTATTCAAATGTGAAGGCAAAGTGAAATGAAATACGACAACCAACACTAATACTAGGCGAACAGAAAGCTCAATATATTGACCATACTTTTCACCTAAATGGTAGTCAGACCCACTAAAAAGCTTTAACTTCCATTTTTGCCTGACTTAAGATGATGTTAACGTCGAAGAAAATGAATTGGGAAATCAGATTTAACACAACACGGTGAAATATTTACAAACGAACGGCGAAATTCCAGAAAACAAGAATACTGATCCATTGCACATTATAGCATTCTACCGTTTAGCTACTTGAAAAAAGTTCCTACAGCATAGCCATCAAGGTTCGCGACTCTCAACCACATTCTCCCGGGGGTAGTAATGAAACATTTACTTTGCACGTACAtaagaaaaaacttaaaagttgTATTTTTGTGTACCTTGTACATGctttttattaattgattaataCTATCACCTCTGATTACTATTTTAAAACACTCACCCCTCACGAAGTCCAGCCACAGACTCTGGAGATAGATCTAATTTGATCCAATGTTGCATCAAATGTTCACATATTGCCTTAGCCACTTCAGTTATACAACGGCTCACCGACGATTGGTCCATGGCTGCATATTCTTCTTCTCCTATGTATGACTGATATGGACCTCCAGCGAAAAACCTTAAAGCTGCCAACACCTGCATGAATAGTATTTGCTTAGCAGGAGCTCAAAACATCAAatagtatattttatgtaaaattaatttgacaACGAATTCTAAATTCTTACCATTTCGAATCCCTGTATAAAGACCTCAATGCTACCTACAAATAACTATCTACCAAGCAGAAGGCCTAGCCTCCAAATAACATCTTAATTTAGGCTTACTACAAACATTATAACTCCAAACAATTACCTTTGTTTCCACAGACAAGGCTGAAGATCGCGATGGAGCCCTTAGGTAAGGGGTTAATTGAGCAATTAGCTCGTGAGCTAATTCCTTCGGGATGCGATAAAGTTTTTTAAACTTCTTCTCCTCCAAATGGAAAGCTGAAGTACGCTCCCGCATCAACCGTGGCGGCCTTTCCTCTTCAATAACTTCATTTTCCTCTTGGAGCATTATCATAGCAAACATTGCAGCCGCCATGTTTTCCCTGGTTCGTATACGAACTCGTCCAGTCCCGACCGCACGAGCGCCTAGTTCGCATGAATCGCCCTCCCCGACGACTGGAGCATACCAAATTCAGCCGTCACACGGAATGTGACTACGTCATTCGTATGAAACTCCCCTCCCGTATACGAACCGAAGTTCGAGCATAGGGCCCCTGGTCAGACCCCTATCCTCGTAGGCGTTTTTCAAGTTCACCCATGCTTCGCTTGCCGTAGACGCATTCCTCACATGCGTGTACGCCACCGGTTTCACCATTAGGCATATTTTTGCCCGAGCTCTCCTCTCCTTCGCCGCGTCCGTATTTACCACTGCACCCGATGCGTTTGTATCGATGCAGTCCCACAGGTCTTCATGCATTAAATACATCTCCATCGCGAATTTCCAGTTGCTATAAATGGACATACCTTCCAACCTCTCGATCGCGTGTTGCGAACCATTACCCGCCTGGCTCATCGTGAACTTTGTATTGAAAAATAGCTAAAGCGTTCAAACACAAACACACACCGCCAAAAAAAGTTGTTAACCGGAAgtgtcaaaaaaatttgaaaaataaggcGAAACTCAACGCGTATCGCAAAAATAACTTGCCGAATAAtttgctgggcccataacctgttgaaatATGGATGATTCGGGCAAGGTTTTCATCGCAGAAATAAGATATTTGCAGATACTTGCACACGCGACTTAAATTGCACCATCGCATCACAGAAGACATACACAGTACAGTTAGTGCGCGCGAATACATAGCATAGTGCGCCACATgcgtaagaaaaaaaaacaaaatacacatGAAATTGACCAGcagaaaacaacagaaatatagATTAACTATAAAATTTAACACATACTGTATTTAAAGTGGTTCAAATAAAAACTCTTGTTTAACGAAGAGATTTCCTTTAATGTCACCTTTCCCAGAAACACTCTCGATTACTTTTACCCTATTATTTCTGGCGTTATGTGTACTTACTTTTTCTATGGAATATTATTAGGGAAAAAGTTACTTACGTTAATATTTATGGTTATTGAGAACTCAATTTGCATGGAGATATACAATATAGTTAGTGGTTATAGGAGAGGAATTCATATTAAATAACTAATAATCCAATGATAGAactcaatttttatattaaattcactTAATAAAATGCTAAACTTAGCATCTAAAAATGAATATGGTCAATCTTGGCCTCAATTCTCTGTAATGTTTCCAATTTCTGTCTTTCTATGGACAGTAATTCTGTGCGACATTTTTTgcttcttctatttttttctttcagaagaAGACTTTTCCGTCAGATAAATCAGCTTTTCCTGCATGGCTTTCAAATTTACACTGCTGTTGGcatctgaaatatattattttgtaaataatacaatatttagaaaaatatcactGCAGGTTCCTGGCTTAATCCAATTTGCTCTACTCTCGTACATTTCCATTTTGAGAAAATCACGAATTTCGAATTTTCTCGAATTTATAAGGTGATGTAAAAAAACATAACATGTGGTCGGTGTAAAATTACCTCGatgatgtcgacgcacccttaaaaaatactactactaccactactataagtgatttaaaatatttcgatgaATCGGCATATTGAAATACAGCAATTTCTACGGTGGCAGTTATCTCCATAAACCTTCTGTTTCTTCGTGTTATTAGTAAATACTGTGAAATCCCGTGCTATCTATATGATTTCCATTTCCGCTAAATTATTCGAGGAATGCTAAAAATTGCTGCCAGATAATACGTTCGGCTCTGTATGACATGAGAACTGGATCGTAATCGTAAAATTTTAGGGCCGTTAATAATATGCTCTTCAGTTCCGCTGCCTAGGCGAGAGAAGTCTCATGCGGAAGGCGGAGATTGCTAGCATGGGGACCGAGTGACTTCAGTTGAATCGAACGGAAGATTTTTCTAGGAAAggggtatatttaaaaaaaaatggtgctCCTAGCAAAACGTATCATTCAAGATACTTAGAGCCCAATTTGTGGAGACGTTTGCTGCCGAAGTTTCGTAGTTTCCTATGCATCGTATGGGTCATATCATATGGATTCGCTCGAAAATAATACACAAATATCCCtaatgaatttgaataaaattatcaatacatGGTGCATATTTGGCTGATTAGTAATATGAATTAGTTTTTCATACGACAGTCGCAAGTTAGCACGTGCAGCAAGTCGCTTCGTTGTGCCTCCAGATTCCAAGGGAGTATAGCGCCTTTCCAGAAAGCACATAATATGCATTACGGCAATAATACAACATTGAACACTTGCTCAACATATGATAAGTCATACTGACTTATCATATGTTGAGCTAGTTGGAAGTTGACAAAATCAGGATAGAGATGGCCTCGGATGGGGTAATTGATGTGCGTTGGCTGACCACCACACGTAACGGTGATATAATTAAATCGGAATCCATAGTGCCAACCTTTGCGCCTGATTATCCTCCCAAAAGTGTCATATTGCATACGAATGTGTCAATTCTCAATGTCCCAGCTCTCTTGCGTTTTTTCAACTGCCAACACTTCGCCCACATCGCTACTCGACGTGAGGGCAAATCCATCTGCCCTCGCAGCGGCAAGGACAAACATGAGGATGCTGAATACCAAAATGAGCTCCTAAGTGTCAATTTCGCAATTGACTGTTAACAGATAGCTGTTAACAATTGGGCTGCGCATACCATGTACTCTTTAATTGTCCAAAAATAcagggagagagaaagataatCGAAGTTAAAACTGGGACTGAATACCGTGTTTTGAAGTTTATTGTCAGAGAAGGTACAAAGAGCTCGCTGCCCCAACATTTTCAAGATCCTTACTCTGAGGTAGTACCAAACGGTATTGAAAATAATACGAACCAAATGATtgggaaaaaatctcaaaaacccGCACCACAGAACATGGAGCCGACCAACCCTGAACATTGCAAAACAATGCATACGTGGGGAAGGAGGAACGTGAGGAAGGGGTAATGTACCCATTTTTATTCGAAGCTTTTTGATCAACCGTGTTTTTAGAGTGAGACTGGGTAAAGCACTCTAATTGTTTTACTCCCTGGATAGTAGTATTCCTCACTATTCTGACTTAAGTGTCACCGTATTTGCAATGGCCTTTAATTATGTTGCCGACTTAATCGAATTGTCAATGATGGGATCCCTATTCGTAGACGACCTTGCAATATTTTTCAAGTCCTATTCATTATCCAGTGCTACAAAATTGACTGTTAACAGATAGCTGTTAACAATTGGACTAGGAGATATGGACTTGCATAATGTACGCATTTCCACCGATTACGAGGTCCACCACTCGGCTCCACTTGATTCCGCCGGTAACCTTAGAAAGTAATGAGCTTCCGGTCGTTGAATCAACTCGATTTCTAGGAATGGCTGTAGAGCGCAGATTTAAATAGCAAAAAGATGTCCTCAAATGATCTAACAAGGTTCATCTTAGTcttaatattttacgaattttaaaCCACAAAAGATGGGAGCAGACCGTGCTACCTATGTTTTATAACTGCCCTGACCCACCAGTACCTCTTTTCAGAGGAGAAGGAACCAACTACAATTACATAAAATTCTACGAGCCACCTCTAATGTGTTTGGccggtggtgatcaatcaccaacatgcagcatgcaagaggaccgccacatacgCACTGCactgtcatagaaatattacgcataggCGAAGCAATATGTATGTGCATATTCATGCACAGACAAAATTCGCCAATGGCAAGAAACTCCTGCAGAAAATCTATGCAAGGTtagaagaatggaagaaaaaaacatgcaatgagtggaCCTAGCGAGTGACTCCATACATTTTGTTTAGTTGGGACACCATTGCAAGCTACCCTTCATAGTCCGAGGAGAGAATGACGTCTTAAATCTCTCTGTGcgtcttgaatcaaacgattgagtagtggtgcaaaatgaccctgccgtcgacgcaccctttcgctcaattctactacttaaatctctctgttttgcagtctttCGTCTAAACGGAGGAtgtgtttcacgtcgtctgagaaaacgtcttctccgaatttactacACCATGGTGTGATGATTGTGACTTCCTTACCTTTTTAATGaggtataaatttaatttttatgatacgGTGTGCACTTCTACCTTAAtattaagaagtattttttttattttataacctctTATTTTCCAAATTATGGATGAGAGTGGTGGTGCGAAATGACTGCAGTCGTCGAAGCACCTAATAAAACCTATTCCACTCTACATTTTCCCAACCCACCTTGCAGAAGATTGAGCCAGCAAATAGCATAAAATCCAATTTTTGGGGAGTTTTTCTAATTCTGTCACCAATTGTTTCCCTCATATTTCACCAAACCGTCATAGTATCAGTACTCATTAAAACACTTAAGCTGTCACGATAAGGATAGGGTTGACCCCTTTAAGAGAGTGAGCAAAGTAAACCTTGTAAGCGTGTACACGTATAAAATATATGAGGCATGCCAAGAAAGTAATAGTAGGTACGCcgtgcgtttttttttcaataattggcTACACCGATTGATATTGGGGAAGTCTCTGATCACAGCGGGTACTGGCGACCTTCGTTATTTCCGAAACTCTCGTCGTAGTGGCCGCTTCTGTGAAATACTACGGTAAGAAATCCCGCCAAGTGCCAGCTTTCATAAGCTTTATTGTTGGGGAAGGAATTTTTAATTGGTCTGATTTGGGCATTTTAAACCATCCAGCACACTCCCCTGACTTAGCGCCttcagattttcatttttttcgtcatccTGAAGACCCAAATgggtagaaataaattttgaaccgATGACGAGGTGAAACAATGA containing:
- the LOC124165461 gene encoding putative nuclease HARBI1 isoform X2; this translates as MQVLAALRFFAGGPYQSYIGEEEYAAMDQSSVSRCITEVAKAICEHLMQHWIKLDLSPESVAGLREGFYQKYGFPGAIGAIDCTHVAIVAPPVDNPIYMERQYYNHKRYHSINVQLV
- the LOC124165461 gene encoding putative nuclease HARBI1 isoform X1, which produces MQVLAALRFFAGGPYQSYIGEEEYAAMDQSSVSRCITEVAKAICEHLMQHWIKLDLSPESVAGLREGFYQKYGFPGAIGAIDCTHVAIVAPPVDNPIYMERQYYNHKRYHSINVQLVIAFFFL